One Blastocatellia bacterium genomic region harbors:
- a CDS encoding MGMT family protein, which produces MASTFTEIYRIVKRIPAGRVLSYGDVAAMCKSPVSARTVGWAMSVAPDGVPWFRVVNHRGELSIGKRSVALADLQRHLLEAEGVAFMASDRVNMERHRWRPRATQQPHHARHATNKRSTGATRRSPVR; this is translated from the coding sequence ATGGCAAGCACATTCACAGAGATTTATCGCATTGTGAAACGCATTCCGGCTGGGCGGGTGCTGTCATACGGCGATGTGGCGGCGATGTGCAAAAGTCCTGTCTCGGCGCGCACAGTTGGCTGGGCGATGTCGGTTGCCCCTGATGGCGTGCCCTGGTTTCGCGTTGTAAATCATCGAGGTGAATTATCCATCGGCAAACGGTCGGTCGCGCTGGCCGATCTGCAAAGGCATTTGCTTGAAGCGGAAGGTGTCGCGTTCATGGCCTCAGATCGGGTCAACATGGAACGACATCGTTGGCGGCCCCGAGCTACGCAACAGCCGCATCACGCACGCCACGCGACGAACAAACGATCCACCGGCGCGACCCGCCGTTCACCGGTTCGATGA
- a CDS encoding DegT/DnrJ/EryC1/StrS family aminotransferase, translated as MPNPSTTIPLVNLNAQYQTIKPEIDAAIRRIIETSSFILGEELAAFEKEFAQYCGVQFAVGTSSGTTAIHTALAALRIGLGDEVITTPMTFIATTAEITHAGARPVFVDIDEQTFTLDVEKVRERIHADYYFDERIGYLVNRLSQRRLKAIMPVHLYGQMADMKPLLELARSYNLHIIEDAAQAHGAEARDEHGAWKRAGSFGIAATFSFYPGKNLGAYGDAGCVVTDDVRLASYMRLFVDQGRTDKYTHAFEGRNYRLDTLQAAILRVKLPYLDSWNARRRAIAQQYNRLLSDLPDVTTPTISDLRRHVFHLYVIQTPRRDELFRWLNEQGISAGIHYPKPLHVQPAYEYLGYKQGDFPVAEACAQRVLSLPCYPELTDEQIEFIVETIKRLLTGHRPSSTNQ; from the coding sequence ATGCCCAACCCATCAACCACCATTCCCCTGGTCAACCTGAACGCCCAATACCAGACGATTAAACCGGAGATTGATGCAGCTATCCGGCGGATCATTGAGACCAGCTCGTTTATTCTTGGCGAGGAGCTGGCCGCGTTTGAGAAGGAATTTGCTCAATACTGTGGCGTTCAGTTTGCCGTTGGCACCAGTTCAGGGACAACAGCAATTCATACAGCGTTGGCTGCGCTCCGAATCGGGCTCGGCGATGAAGTCATCACCACGCCGATGACGTTCATCGCCACAACCGCTGAAATCACGCATGCGGGGGCGCGGCCTGTCTTCGTTGATATTGATGAACAAACATTCACCCTCGACGTGGAGAAAGTCCGAGAACGGATTCATGCCGATTACTACTTTGACGAGCGAATCGGATATCTCGTCAACCGCCTGTCACAACGACGGCTGAAAGCTATCATGCCGGTTCATCTGTACGGACAGATGGCCGACATGAAACCGTTGCTCGAACTAGCACGCAGCTATAATCTCCACATCATCGAAGACGCAGCCCAAGCGCACGGCGCCGAAGCGCGCGATGAACATGGCGCCTGGAAACGGGCTGGCAGCTTCGGCATAGCCGCCACATTCAGTTTCTATCCTGGCAAAAACTTGGGCGCTTACGGCGATGCCGGGTGTGTCGTCACTGACGACGTGCGCTTAGCCTCCTACATGCGATTGTTTGTTGACCAAGGTCGCACCGATAAATATACCCACGCGTTTGAGGGGCGTAACTATCGGCTCGACACCTTACAGGCAGCTATCTTGCGAGTCAAACTGCCCTACCTTGATTCGTGGAATGCTCGACGTCGTGCAATCGCGCAGCAGTACAACCGACTCCTGAGCGATCTGCCGGACGTTACAACGCCGACGATTTCAGACTTGCGACGACACGTCTTCCATCTGTACGTCATTCAAACACCACGGCGCGATGAGCTGTTCCGATGGCTCAATGAACAGGGCATCAGCGCCGGCATCCACTATCCGAAGCCACTGCATGTGCAACCGGCCTATGAATATCTCGGCTACAAACAAGGCGACTTCCCTGTCGCTGAAGCCTGCGCACAACGTGTTCTGTCATTGCCTTGCTATCCAGAATTGACCGACGAACAAATCGAATTCATCGTTGAGACGATCAAACGCCTGTTGACTGGCCACCGACCATCATCTACCAACCAATGA
- the mqnC gene encoding dehypoxanthine futalosine cyclase — MDQTGHRESIQPILQRVLSGQRMTAEEAVTLLASDDMPALRQAAHAMRLRWHPTNIVTYIIDRNVSYTNVCVAFCSFCAFYRLPGADDAYVLPKEAIFQKIEEVLALGGTGILMQGGLNPYLKIEWYEDLLRSIKARYQIHLHCFSPTEIVHIAKVSKLSVREVIRRLKAAGLDSIPGGGGEILDDDVRMSINRRCTSEEWLGTMRIAHEEGLPTTATMVIGFGETLRQRVIHLQRIRDLQDETGGFTAFIVWTYQPDNTELGKHGWKKATAEEYLKLVAVARLFLDNIAHLQTSWLTMGYETAKEGLHYGADDFGSIIIEENVVTAAGIPHIYPSELKVRELIREAGFEPQQRDTLYRYVTNRQVANV; from the coding sequence ATGGATCAAACCGGGCATCGGGAGTCAATCCAACCGATTTTGCAGCGTGTGCTGAGCGGACAGCGCATGACAGCGGAAGAAGCTGTGACGTTGCTCGCTTCAGACGATATGCCCGCACTGCGGCAAGCAGCTCACGCAATGCGGCTGCGATGGCATCCAACAAACATCGTCACCTACATCATTGACCGCAACGTCAGCTACACCAACGTGTGCGTCGCCTTCTGTAGCTTCTGCGCGTTCTATCGCTTGCCTGGAGCCGATGACGCATACGTCCTGCCAAAAGAGGCTATCTTTCAGAAAATTGAAGAAGTCCTGGCCCTGGGCGGCACAGGCATCCTGATGCAGGGCGGCTTGAATCCATACTTGAAAATTGAATGGTACGAAGACTTGCTCCGCTCGATCAAAGCGCGGTATCAGATTCACCTGCACTGCTTCTCGCCAACTGAAATCGTCCACATCGCCAAGGTCTCGAAACTGTCCGTGCGTGAGGTCATACGGCGACTCAAGGCGGCTGGGCTCGATTCAATTCCCGGCGGTGGCGGCGAAATTCTAGATGACGATGTCCGCATGAGCATCAACCGGCGTTGCACCTCAGAAGAATGGCTGGGAACTATGCGCATCGCTCATGAAGAAGGTCTGCCAACAACTGCTACGATGGTGATCGGTTTTGGTGAAACGCTGCGGCAGCGCGTCATTCATCTGCAACGGATTCGCGACCTGCAAGACGAAACAGGCGGATTCACAGCATTCATCGTGTGGACCTATCAGCCAGATAACACTGAATTGGGCAAACATGGCTGGAAGAAAGCAACGGCGGAAGAATATCTGAAACTGGTTGCCGTTGCGCGTCTGTTTCTCGATAACATTGCTCACCTACAAACCTCGTGGCTGACGATGGGCTATGAAACAGCCAAGGAAGGCTTGCACTATGGAGCCGACGATTTCGGCAGCATCATCATCGAAGAAAATGTCGTCACAGCAGCCGGCATTCCGCACATCTACCCAAGCGAGTTAAAAGTTCGCGAACTGATCAGAGAAGCCGGCTTTGAACCGCAGCAACGCGATACGCTCTATCGCTACGTGACCAATCGCCAGGTGGCTAATGTCTAA
- the gyrA gene encoding DNA gyrase subunit A: MEAKKFIQVALDEEMRRSYLDYAMSVIIGRALPDVRDGFKPVHRRILWAMHELGNTHNKPHKKSARVVGDVIGKYHPHGDSAVYEAMVRLVQPFSLRYPILDGQGNWGSIDADEPAAMRYTEVRMGRLATQILADIEKETVDFQPNYDESLQEPVVLPVRFPNLLVNGASGIAVGMATNIPPHNLGEIIDATIYLIEHPDADIKTLMKFVPGPDFPTGGFIYGRAGIRQAYHTGRGTIIMRARAAIDKVGRGAHERDAIVVTEIPYQVIKAKLVEKIAELVNERKLDGIADLRDESDREGMRIVIELKRDAIPQIVLNNLYKLTPMQSSFGVINLSIVNGQPQVLNLKQTLEEFISFRREVVRRRTVFELNKAEARAHILEGLKRAIDQIDAVIGLIRAAKSTAQARSGLMEKFQFSEKQAQAILDMQLQRLTGLERQKLVDEYQEIIKKIAELKEILANEMVLRNVIVEELQAVRKEFADARRTQIVDEEVEFALEDLIPDEEVVITVTHAGFIKRTPLAIFRSQTRGGKGRSGISLRGEDFVTHVFVATTHSYIMIFTNQGKVYNLKVHEIPEAQAASRGRAIASLAHFSSNEKVAGVIAVRDFPEDRYVVMVSRKGIIKKTRLSEFDNLRASGLIAASVESDDELISAELTDGTMKIFLATHDGQAICFDESDVRAMGRQARGVRGIALSPGDYVVSVCAVTGDEQMLSITERGYGKQTALSEYRVQSRGGKGVINVKVTEKTGHVVAVMPVKTDDEVMLMSHQGKALRLEAADIRETGRNAQGVRVITLEEGDKVASAALAGRGQEDVDRATDNKTAPAPQPPEQPDTGSDQLTDQPSQ; this comes from the coding sequence ATGGAAGCGAAAAAATTCATACAAGTAGCGCTGGACGAAGAGATGCGGCGCAGTTATCTGGACTACGCCATGTCGGTCATCATTGGCCGCGCGCTGCCCGACGTGCGCGATGGATTCAAGCCGGTCCACCGTCGCATTCTCTGGGCTATGCATGAGCTGGGCAACACGCATAACAAACCACACAAGAAAAGTGCGCGCGTCGTTGGCGACGTCATCGGCAAATACCATCCCCACGGCGACTCAGCGGTCTATGAAGCGATGGTTCGGTTGGTTCAGCCCTTTTCCCTGCGCTATCCGATACTGGATGGACAAGGCAACTGGGGAAGCATTGATGCTGACGAACCTGCCGCCATGCGCTACACCGAAGTCCGCATGGGTCGGCTGGCCACGCAGATTCTGGCCGACATCGAAAAAGAGACGGTTGACTTCCAGCCGAATTACGATGAATCGCTGCAAGAACCGGTCGTCTTGCCGGTCCGTTTTCCGAACCTGCTGGTTAATGGCGCGTCAGGCATCGCCGTGGGCATGGCCACTAACATCCCGCCGCATAACTTAGGCGAGATCATTGACGCGACCATCTACCTGATTGAGCATCCCGACGCAGACATTAAAACCTTAATGAAATTTGTGCCCGGGCCTGACTTCCCCACCGGTGGATTCATCTACGGTCGGGCCGGCATTCGACAGGCCTACCACACCGGTCGTGGGACAATCATCATGCGGGCTAGGGCGGCCATTGATAAAGTGGGACGAGGCGCGCACGAACGGGATGCCATCGTTGTGACGGAAATTCCCTATCAGGTGATCAAAGCCAAACTGGTGGAAAAAATCGCTGAATTGGTCAATGAGCGCAAGCTGGACGGCATTGCCGACCTACGCGATGAATCCGACCGTGAAGGCATGCGGATTGTCATCGAATTGAAACGTGATGCTATCCCGCAAATCGTGCTGAACAACCTCTACAAGCTCACGCCCATGCAATCCAGCTTTGGCGTGATCAACTTATCCATCGTCAATGGCCAACCGCAGGTGCTGAACCTGAAGCAGACGTTGGAGGAGTTTATCTCATTCCGGCGGGAGGTCGTTCGTCGGCGCACGGTCTTTGAGCTGAATAAAGCAGAAGCCAGAGCCCACATCCTGGAAGGTCTCAAACGGGCGATCGACCAGATTGACGCCGTTATCGGGTTGATTCGCGCCGCCAAATCAACAGCCCAGGCGCGCTCAGGCCTGATGGAGAAGTTCCAATTCAGCGAGAAGCAGGCCCAGGCAATCCTCGACATGCAATTGCAACGGCTCACCGGCCTCGAACGACAAAAACTGGTTGATGAATATCAGGAGATCATTAAAAAAATCGCTGAGCTGAAAGAAATCCTGGCGAATGAGATGGTGCTGCGTAACGTTATCGTTGAGGAGCTTCAAGCCGTTCGTAAAGAGTTCGCCGACGCGCGACGCACCCAGATTGTTGATGAAGAGGTCGAGTTCGCACTGGAAGATTTGATTCCTGATGAAGAAGTGGTCATTACGGTTACTCACGCCGGTTTCATCAAGCGCACGCCGCTGGCCATCTTCCGCAGTCAGACACGGGGCGGCAAGGGGCGCTCCGGCATCAGCCTTCGTGGCGAAGATTTTGTCACCCATGTCTTCGTTGCCACCACTCATAGCTATATCATGATCTTCACCAATCAAGGCAAGGTTTACAATCTGAAGGTTCACGAAATTCCCGAAGCGCAAGCGGCCAGCCGTGGCAGAGCGATTGCCAGCCTGGCCCACTTCTCGAGTAACGAGAAAGTAGCCGGCGTCATTGCTGTGCGTGACTTTCCGGAAGACCGCTACGTGGTCATGGTCAGCCGAAAGGGCATAATCAAAAAGACCCGGCTTTCCGAATTCGATAACTTGCGAGCCAGCGGCTTGATTGCCGCCAGTGTGGAATCAGACGACGAGCTGATCAGCGCGGAATTGACCGACGGGACGATGAAGATATTTCTTGCGACGCATGACGGACAGGCCATCTGCTTTGACGAATCGGATGTTCGCGCGATGGGCCGGCAGGCGCGTGGCGTTCGCGGCATCGCGTTAAGTCCGGGCGACTACGTCGTCAGCGTGTGCGCCGTCACCGGTGATGAACAAATGCTGTCCATCACGGAGCGCGGTTATGGCAAGCAGACGGCGCTGTCGGAATACCGGGTGCAATCGCGTGGCGGCAAAGGCGTCATCAATGTGAAAGTCACTGAGAAGACCGGTCATGTCGTGGCTGTCATGCCGGTGAAAACCGACGATGAAGTCATGCTGATGTCTCATCAGGGGAAAGCGCTTCGATTGGAAGCAGCAGACATTCGCGAAACAGGACGTAATGCGCAAGGCGTCCGTGTGATCACGCTGGAGGAAGGCGATAAGGTCGCATCAGCCGCGTTAGCCGGGCGAGGGCAAGAGGACGTTGATCGCGCCACCGATAACAAAACGGCGCCAGCTCCACAGCCACCTGAGCAGCCCGACACAGGCTCAGATCAACTGACCGACCAACCTTCTCAATAG